The Oncorhynchus keta strain PuntledgeMale-10-30-2019 chromosome 17, Oket_V2, whole genome shotgun sequence genome has a window encoding:
- the LOC127908283 gene encoding uncharacterized protein LOC127908283, with amino-acid sequence MEEMITKGYAEKVQEQLLGEKGKVWYIPHHGVHHKRKGTIRVVFDCSSSYKGTSLNSELLQGPDLANTLIGVLLRFRQEHIAMMADIEGMFHQVRVHEDYLDFLRFLWWPDGDTNKRLEEYRMTVHLFGAISSPSCANFSLRKTAEDNCERYDEEVIQTVKSNFYVDDCLKSVATEEQAIALTKNLRDVCSQGGFKLTKWVSNSRTVLASISDEHKAKQIKELDLDREKLPVERALGIRWNIESDAFTFRVTVKNRPLTRRGILSTVSSIYDPLGFLAPFVLKAKQILQRLCKLKCGWDEVIPEEHSISWQGWLSELDQLSRFQIDRCMMPENFGQVKTAQLHHFGDASEQGYGTASYLRFTNGMEKVHIAFILGKSRVTPLKQMTIPRLELAAATLAVRVDRMLKLELQIELEESTFWTDSQSVLKYIRNDTKRFHTFVANRVAMIRDLSKAKQWRYLNSKQPSR; translated from the coding sequence ATGGAAGAGATGATAACAAAAGGTTACGCCGAGAAGGTACAAGAACAGCTCCTCGGAGAGAAAGGCAAGGTATGGTACATACCACACCATGGCGTTCACCATAAGCGCAAAGGAACGATACGAGTAGTGTTTGACTGTTCATCATCCTATAAAGGTACATCTCTTAAcagtgaactccttcaaggcccTGACCTGGCAAACACGCTTATAGGAGTCTTGCTAAGATTTAGGCAAGAGCACATTGCCATGATGGCAGACATCGAAGGAATGTTCCATCAAGTACGTGTCCATGAAGATTACTTAGACTTCCTGCGATTCCTATGGTGGCCGGATGGTGATACTAACAAAAGATTGGAGGAGTACAGAATGACTGTACATCTTTTCGGTGCTATATCCTCTCCAAGTTGTGCAAACTTTTCACTGCGAAAGACTGCAGAAGACAACTGTGAGAGGTACGATGAAGAAGTAATTCAAACAGTCAAGTCCAACTTCTATGTTGATGACTGCCTCAAGTCAGTGGCCACAGAAGAACAAGCCATAGCTCTCACGAAAAACCTCAGGGATGTGTGCTCTCAGGGTGGGTTCAAATTGACCAAGTGGGTCAGCAACAGCCGCACTGTGCTGGCTTCTATCTCTGATGAACACAAAGCCAAGCAGATAAAAGAACTGGACCTGGACAGAGAAAAGCTGCCTGTTGAAAGAGCACTTGGAATCCGATGGAACATTGAAAGTGATGCATTTACCTTCCGAGTCACTGTCAAGAACAGACCCCTTACAAGAAGAGGTATTCTCTCAACTGTCAGCTCTATTTATGATCCATTAGGTTTCCTCGCCCCATTTGTATTAAAGGCAAAGCAAATCCTTCAAAGGCTCTGCAAGCTAAAGTGTGGATGGGACGAAGTCATCCCTGAAGAACACTCTATTTCATGGCAGGGATGGCTCTCAGAGCTGGACCAGCTCTCCAGATTCcagatagacaggtgtatgaTGCCTGAGAACTTTGGTCAAGTCAAGACGGCACAGCTGCATCACTTCGGTGATGCAAGTGAACAAGGTTATGGCACGGCAAGTTACCTTAGGTTCACAAACGGTATGGAAAAGGTTCACATTGCATTCATACTAGGGAAATCAAGGGTGACTCCACTCAAGCAGATGACAATCCCCAGACTGGAACTTGCTGCAGCAACATTGGCAGTGCGAGTGGACAGGATGTTAAAGTTGGAGCTCCAGATTGAACTTGAGGAGTCAACTTTTTGGACGGACAGCCAGTCTGTGCTAAAATACATCCGCAATGATACCAAGAGATTCCATACCTTTGTGGCTAATAGGGTTGCTATGATCCGTGACCTATCGAAAGCAAAACAGTGGAGGTATTTGAACTCAAAACAACCCAGCCGATGA